The segment AGAATAAACTGACAGAGGCCAGCACAGAAATTGCCTCCATAGTGtggaattaaatttaaaaatccaccaggagaaacagaaaccagaacTTCTCAACTCGCTTCAttgctccttcccagcagcagcaaacacagatgCCCAGAAgtgttttgcactgctgctgcccccagtttgagcccaggctctgcccagtCCCAGCGggaagctgagcccagcccagggagctcagCGCACGTAGGGCCAggcccagagccccgggcacaGCCGCCCATTGCGGGGCAGCGGCACAGACAGAATGTCCTGTGGCCCAACCCTCCTGTTCCTGCCACACAGCGCCtgccttctccccctcctcctcctctcccagcacggCACAAATTCCAGCTTGGAGGAGGCTGCCCCAGagagggctcctgctcctgttccagcctgagtgtccctgcagaggaaCAGGGCATTGTTCAGGCACTCCACAAGCTCAGGCTTCCCATTTCATGGGGAGTCTGGGATGAAAATGGCTTTGTCAGGAAGGACAAAAGTGGAGGGAATGGATTGGAAAGTATTAGGAAAAATGATCCTTTGTACAGGCAAAGCTCACCAAGTCATTCCCtgcatttctccttttcagatTCTTTCCGTCATCTCCTGAGGGGTCCAGCTTGTTCTGGTGCCTTTCATGAACTGATTGTGCTCTTGATTTATATCAGTGCAGGAGATGTAGAAGCATCTGAACTGAACACTGAAACAAACTCCCTCTGTCAGCCCATTTTCATGTTCTACATCACTTTCAAGATGTCCATGGGGGCGTTGGAATGATTATCACACAGCtctccatttctggctgcaagGTCTGGAGAGTCTTTCTCTGCATTCAGTCATGCTTGCATTCCCTAACAATTCCTGGTAGCCCATCATCTTTTCTTATTGTAAACCAGTAACAATGAAAACCTCACCAATGGCACAAGTGCCTAgctcaaaaggaaaagaaagaacaagctGTAAAGTTCTTCAAATGtttgtcctgctttgctgcaagaGTTGTGCTGCATGCACAGtgtggaaagccaagagaagctgcagttggTGGCacatcttgtgacagaagctgcACCTCGTTCTCCAGGAAAGGTTCTTGGACAGAGCAAACAGAACTGTGGACAAGATTCTGGAAGAACTGAAACAGTTTTtaggaaatgaaatgaaaacagaaagaaacaatccaagatattttcctctatttatttctatgctgcccttttccatgttgcactacttctccatcccagtaattccagatgcaccgcacctctaagatcggcgacttagtgatttttagacacttgaaaataccatgagccacacacgtttttccttcccctgtttttactggaaggcaacactggagatgtaagtgcagtgctgggctcaggtaggaatcctacagcaagggaaggtggcccgacagtgtttgaccctcagccaggccaatgcagagcagcaagcaaggggattgctgtgccagtgtgcaggagtgagggctctgcatctgggctcaccgctgcaaagttcccgtgtttggacagactcaggggctgtgcctggggcgcgcggggctcgaacgtggggctcgtggggcgagcggggaacggacacggggacgaacggccccggtgcttcagttgcagcggcggcagcggcggcagcagcagcggcggcagcagcaaaagcagataATCTACAACACtccttctctttttgtttctctttctctccctttcccgcggtcgggcacccttccctcggggtcccttgcccggcgtccctctcctctccccgcctccctctcccctgccgggccgggccatgcccctggcccgcccccggccccgggcggggctgccccgtgcccggccccggccgtcccgccgcgctctcgcctccgcccggctctggccgtactggcggtggcgctgctgggcgggcgtcagtgcctggtgcgggggcggcatcgccgcccttcggctccgcctggcccgagcccggccccggacccgaggcaggctccagccccgagcccggccccggcctcgaccccggccccggccctggttcctcccggggcccgcggaggacacaggcggcgcggccgctcccgccgcctccgctgcggcttccccggcccgagctccgccgctcgacagcgcggccgccggccccgagcctcccgtgccgcgttccgcggagcgaacgcctgggcatgtccggcccggggcggctgaggggcgctcgggggccgttgctggccccgggccgagcgctgacagccgcgtcccgcccgcagggaaggcgcaggaggccctgcaggagcggtaccgagtgggttcgctgctggggcgcggcgGCTTCGGCAGCGTCTGCTCGGggacgcggctctcggacggcgccccggtgagcggcggggccggcggcgggcgaaggaggaggaggaggaggaggaggaggagaaggcggACAAGGAGGAGAAGGTCGGGGCGCGGCGGGCCGGGCGACATGCTCACCCGCTGCTCTCCCTCGctcgcaggtggccatcaaacgCGTGCCGCGGGATCGcatccggcactggggcgagctggtgagtgagcggggccagcggcagcagctgggcctggCCGGGCGGCGAGGAGCCGGGGCCCGCCAGGGTGGGAGCCGCCGGGAGCCCTGCGGGGAGAGCAGGCGTGGGCTGAGCAGGGCgtgcagagcatcccgggctggctgagggctcccagagccccggcacggcctcagccccactGACGGCACcgcgctcctcccgcagcccgacggcagcagcgcgccgctggagatcgtgctgctggccaaggtgtcCCGTGGCTGTGCCGCTGTcattcagctcctggagtggctcGAGCTCCCCGACAgcttcctgctggtgctggagcgtCCGGAGCGGTGCCAGGAGCTCTCGGGTTTCCTGGCGGAGCGGGGGTTCCTGCCGGAGGAGGAGGCGCgggcgctgttccgccaggtgctggaggccgtgcggcactgcaccgcctgcggggtcctgcacagggacatcaagcccgagaacatcctgctcgacctggccaGGGGGCAGCTGAAACTcatcgactttggctgtggcgcCTTCCTCcaagacacagcctacacccagtttgcaggtgagccctccaggggatgctcctgggcatctcatggcccagcctgggtgcagcaccagggCTTCCCCCTATTGCAGCCGGGATGGGATTGATGCTGGAGCCGAGTTGATTTGGGTGGGGTGTGAGGGgggccagctgccagccctgccgaCAGCCTTCAGCACCcactgtggcctgggctggggctggagctggggcagccagcccgacacaaacccccatgggggtagcagagaggggggtcTGACCCCGTGCCCTGGAtggtttggtgtgcaggcaaggaagggcttggactgcTCCGCTCCccttgtttgccttggcttATTAACATTTTTGGGGGCCATGCAGGTGGGGAGGAGAGTGGGTTTTCTCCACCACTGGGTGGGTTTCTCCTTTGTGTGTCATGGTTGGGCCTTCCCAAggtttctgctgccctcttccagcacctgtggcttcttttccagccCCGAGTTTgtacacaagtcccaggtgctggtgagAGGGCAGCGCTCACCCCGTGTGCCTgtggggcagcccccacatggccagggatgctggggccgggctctgggagcagcagcatccccctgctgagctgtgtctgtgttccACAGGAACCCTGTCCTACAGCCCACCAGAGTGGATCCAGCACCAACGCTACCACGGCGAGGCAGcgacgatctggtccctgggcctcctgctgtgccacctggTCATGGGCaagcacccgttcaggaggggccaggAGATCATCCGGGGGCGGATCTTGTTCCCACGatggctctctcaaggtggatcctcatctctgggcacggggggaatgccagtgctgggagacagcagcgggctcgtgggcatcccgctctggcagctgctgaggaggtggcacaggtcctgctctcctgctctcctccaaacaGAGCATCCATGGGGAAGTttaggcccagctctgggcacacccagcatggcctgggcacaggaacagggggGCAACC is part of the Agelaius phoeniceus isolate bAgePho1 chromosome W unlocalized genomic scaffold, bAgePho1.hap1 SUPER_W_unloc_1, whole genome shotgun sequence genome and harbors:
- the LOC143692438 gene encoding serine/threonine-protein kinase pim-1-like, whose protein sequence is MDLWYHEGRSGAVAGPGPSADSRVPPAGKAQEALQERYRVGSLLGRGGFGSVCSGTRLSDGAPVAIKRVPRDRIRHWGELPDGSSAPLEIVLLAKVSRGCAAVIQLLEWLELPDSFLLVLERPERCQELSGFLAERGFLPEEEARALFRQVLEAVRHCTACGVLHRDIKPENILLDLARGQLKLIDFGCGAFLQDTAYTQFAGTLSYSPPEWIQHQRYHGEAATIWSLGLLLCHLVMGKHPFRRGQEIIRGRILFPRWLSQECQDIIKRCLSMQPSDRPSLEELFCHPWVQGVPLP